A single region of the Micropterus dolomieu isolate WLL.071019.BEF.003 ecotype Adirondacks linkage group LG02, ASM2129224v1, whole genome shotgun sequence genome encodes:
- the LOC123959349 gene encoding pyrroline-5-carboxylate reductase 1, mitochondrial-like isoform X1 — MSVGFIGAGQLAHALVRGFTAAGVIATHRITASSPDTDLPTVQALRKLGVSLTTSNKETVNKSDVLFLAVKPHIIPFVLDEIGPDIEDRHLIVSCAAGVTISSIEKKLQQYCIDPKVMRCMTNTPVVVREGATVYATGTHAKVEDGKLLEQLMASVGYCTEVEEDLIDAVTGLSGSGPAYAFTAVDALADGGVKMGLPRRLAVRLGAQALLGAARMLLDSEQHPGQLKDNVCSPGGATIHALHVMESGGFRSLLINAVEASCVRTRELQFLADQEKISPAAIKKTTLDKVLQQPGVTAEGVGVRSRGISMFNSSDSRTKKK; from the exons ATGAGTGTGGGTTTCATAGGAGCGGGCCAGCTGGCGCACGCTCTGGTGAGAGGCTTCACGGCTGCAG GCGTCATTGCCACCCACAGAATCACAGCCAGCTCCCCAGACACAGATCTCCCCACTGTGCAGGCACTGCGG AAATTGGGTGTGAGTTTGACCACCAGCAACAAAGAGACAGTGAACAAAAGTGATGTTCTCTTCCTGGCTGTGAAGCCACACATCATTCCTTTTGTGCTGGATGAGATTGGACCAGACATTGAAGATCGTCACCTTATTGTGTCCTGTGCTGCAGGAGTCACCATCAGCTCTATAGAGAAG aagctgcagcagtaTTGCATTGATCCAAAGGTAATGCGTTGCATGACCAACACTCCAGTGGTGGTGCGAGAGGGGGCCACTGTGTACGCAACAGGCACTCATGCAAAGGTGGAGGATGGGAAGCTTCTGGAGCAGCTGATGGCCAGTGTAGGATACTGCACTGAGGTGGAAGAGGACCTGATTGATGCTGTCACCGGCCTCAGCGGCAGCGGCCCTGCTTAT GCGTTTACAGCTGTAGATGCTCTTGCTGATGGTGGAGTGAAAATGGGCCTGCCTAGGAGACTGGCTGTACGCCTTGGAGCCCAAGCTTTGCTG GGAGCTGCTCGAATGCTGTTGGACTCAGAGCAACACCCTGGGCAGCTCAAGGACAATGTGTGTTCACCAGGGGGCGCCACCATCCACGCCTTGCATGTCATGGAGAGTGGTGGCTTCCGCAGCCTCCTGATCAACGCTGTAGAGGCCTCATGTGTTAGGACTAG GGAACTTCAGTTTTTGGCAGACCAAGAGAAAATCTCCCCAGCTGCCATAAAGAAGACGACTCTGGACAAAGTGTTGCAGCAGCCAGGAGTGACTGCAGAAGGTGTTGGAGTCAGATCTCGTGGGATCAGTATGTTCAACAGCAGTGACTCCAGGACCAAAAAGAAGTGA
- the LOC123959349 gene encoding pyrroline-5-carboxylate reductase 1, mitochondrial-like isoform X2 encodes MSVGFIGAGQLAHALVRGFTAAGVIATHRITASSPDTDLPTVQALRKLGVSLTTSNKETVNKSDVLFLAVKPHIIPFVLDEIGPDIEDRHLIVSCAAGVTISSIEKKLQQYCIDPKVMRCMTNTPVVVREGATVYATGTHAKVEDGKLLEQLMASVGYCTEVEEDLIDAVTGLSGSGPAYAFTAVDALADGGVKMGLPRRLAVRLGAQALLDPYKILTRELLECCWTQSNTLGSSRTMCVHQGAPPSTPCMSWRVVASAAS; translated from the exons ATGAGTGTGGGTTTCATAGGAGCGGGCCAGCTGGCGCACGCTCTGGTGAGAGGCTTCACGGCTGCAG GCGTCATTGCCACCCACAGAATCACAGCCAGCTCCCCAGACACAGATCTCCCCACTGTGCAGGCACTGCGG AAATTGGGTGTGAGTTTGACCACCAGCAACAAAGAGACAGTGAACAAAAGTGATGTTCTCTTCCTGGCTGTGAAGCCACACATCATTCCTTTTGTGCTGGATGAGATTGGACCAGACATTGAAGATCGTCACCTTATTGTGTCCTGTGCTGCAGGAGTCACCATCAGCTCTATAGAGAAG aagctgcagcagtaTTGCATTGATCCAAAGGTAATGCGTTGCATGACCAACACTCCAGTGGTGGTGCGAGAGGGGGCCACTGTGTACGCAACAGGCACTCATGCAAAGGTGGAGGATGGGAAGCTTCTGGAGCAGCTGATGGCCAGTGTAGGATACTGCACTGAGGTGGAAGAGGACCTGATTGATGCTGTCACCGGCCTCAGCGGCAGCGGCCCTGCTTAT GCGTTTACAGCTGTAGATGCTCTTGCTGATGGTGGAGTGAAAATGGGCCTGCCTAGGAGACTGGCTGTACGCCTTGGAGCCCAAGCTTTGCTG GACCCTTATAAAATCCTCACAAG GGAGCTGCTCGAATGCTGTTGGACTCAGAGCAACACCCTGGGCAGCTCAAGGACAATGTGTGTTCACCAGGGGGCGCCACCATCCACGCCTTGCATGTCATGGAGAGTGGTGGCTTCCGCAGCCTCCTGA
- the LOC123959371 gene encoding myeloid-associated differentiation marker-like protein 2 — translation MDAHGGHYLNKEAVLSPLGAARMCQLLLGCTIMALVSHSAGYSATYGTFCMFVWCFSFAVTLVVFTLDITRLHTCMPISWDNFTVAFAMLATLMYITASVVYPVYFLQTECPDEGCEVQIYRIAVTVCSSICCFPYGAEVFLTRAKPGAVVGYMATVSGLLKVVQGFSACIIFGALANDSEYTNYIATQYCVVVYSLCFSVTVIVVVLTVSGRTSALRFPFDRFVVVYTFFAVILYLSTALIWPIFSFDQKYGTTTRPEDCPRGACPWDSKLVVTVFTIVNLILYFVDLVYSQRIRFVSSSAV, via the coding sequence ATGGATGCTCATGGAGGACACTACCTCAACAAAGAAGCTGTGCTGTCACCTTTAGGTGCAGCCCGAATGTGCCAGCTGCTGCTTGGTTGCACCATAATGGCCCTTGTGTCCCACAGTGCTGGCTACAGCGCCACCTATGGAACcttctgcatgtttgtgtggtGCTTCAGCTTTGCTGTCACACTGGTAGTGTTCACCTTGGATATTACGCGGCTCCACACGTGCATGCCAATATCCTGGGATAACTTCACTGTGGCCTTCGCCATGCTGGCAACACTCATGTACATTACCGCCTCTGTGGTCTACCCTGTTTACTTCCTCCAAACAGAGTGCCCTGATGAAGGCTGTGAAGTCCAAATTTACCGCATTGCTGTCACTGTCTGCTCCAGCATCTGCTGCTTCCCCTACGGTGCTGAGGTGTTCCTAACTCGAGCCAAACCAGGAGCTGTGGTGGGCTACATGGCCACTGTGTCCGGCCTACTCAAGGTGGTCCAGGGTTTTTCGGCTTGCATTATTTTCGGGGCCCTGGCCAATGACAGTGAGTACACCAACTACATTGCCACCCAGTACTGTGTGGTGGTGTACAGCCTGTGCTTCTCTGTGACTGTGATAGTGGTCGTTCtgacagtttctgggaggaccTCTGCCCTGCGGTTCCCCTTTGATCGGTTTGTGGTCGTCTACACCTTCTTCGCTGTGATCCTCTATCTCAGTACTGCACTGATCTGGCCCATCTTCAGCTTTGACCAAAAGTACGGCACCACTACTCGCCCTGAGGACTGCCCACGTGGAGCATGTCCCTGGGACAGTAAGCTGGTCGTGACAGTGTTCACCATTGTCAACCTGATCCTATATTTTGTTGATCTTGTTTACTCCCAGAGAATTCGCTTTGTGTCCAGCTCTGCCGTCTAA
- the notum1a gene encoding palmitoleoyl-protein carboxylesterase notum1a: MTAIRMVSSVLVLVLMQSGALCARRFRGGRNPQPRRAPPAPTYRADRGDTTESFPLDFTAVEENMDNFMTQVKNLAQSLYPCSAQKLDYDMKLNFLENTSVTCNDGSPAGYYLKESRGSRRWLIFLEGGWYCFNKENCDSRYETMRRLMSSSKWPQTKTGTGILSPLPEENPHWWNANMVFIPYCSSDVWSGATAKTEQNGYAFMGSLIIQEVVKDLLNKGLDNAKVLLLAGSSAGGTGVLLNVDHVAELLEGLGHTGIQVRGLSDSGWFLDNKQYHCTECVDAVSCSPTETIKRGIKYWGGVVPERCRQTHEGEEWNCFFGYRVFPSIKSPVFVVQWLFDEAQLTVDNIQLTGQPVQEGQWRYIQNLGIELRNTLKDVPAMFAPACLSHEVITRNYWIDVQVKGTSLPRALHCWDRSLHDNRNNKAPPKGCPVHLIDSCPWPHCNPTCPTIRDQFTGQEMNVIQFLMHMGFDVQKMAQQQGMDPSKLLGMLSSGS, translated from the exons ATGACAGCAATCAGAATGGTTTCATCAGTGCTGGTGCTGGTGCTGATGCAGTCCGGAGCTCTTTGCGCACGGAGGTTCCGCGGTGGCCGCAACCCACAACCACGACGCGCACCACCTGCTCCCACATACCGGGCGGACCGGGGTGACACCACGGAGAGCTTCCCTCTGGATTTCACCGCCGTGGAGGAGAACATGGATAACTTCATGACACAAGTGAAGAACCTGGCACAGTCCCTCTACCCGTGCTCGGCGCAGAAGCTCGACTACGACATGAAACTGAACTTTTTGGAGAATACATCAGTCACCTGCAACGATGGAAGTCCCGCGGG GTACTACCTGAAAGAATCCCGAGGCAGCAGACGGTGGTTGATATTCCTAGAGG GTGGCTGGTACTGCTTCAACAAGGAGAACTGTGACAGCCGATACGAGACCATGAGGAGACTGATGAGCTCGTCCAAGTGGCCCCAAACTAAAACAG GCACCGGGATCCTGTCTCCACTGCCCGAGGAAAACCCTCACTGGTGGAATGCCAACATGGT GTTCATCCCGTATTGCTCCAGCGATGTGTGGAGCGGTGCAACAGCCAAAACAGAGCAGA ATGGCTATGCCTTCATGGGATCGCTGATTATTCAGGAGGTTGTGAAGGACCTGCTGAACAAAGGTCTGGACAACGCCAAAGTTCTCCTATTAGCAGGAAGcag TGCGGGTGGTACAGGGGTCCTTCTGAACGTGGACCATGTGGCAGAATTACTGGAGGGACTGGGGCACACTGGGATACAAGTGCGAGGCCTGTCTGATTCTGGCTGGTTCCTGGACAACAAGCAGTACCACTGCACGGAGTGTGTGGATGCTGTCAGCTGTTCCCCCACTGAGACCATCAAGAGAGGCATCAA GTACTGGGGAGGAGTGGTACCAGAGAGGTGCAGGCAAACCCATGAAGGAGAGGAGTGGAACTGTTTCTTTGGATATAGAGTCTTCCCTTCAATAAAGA GCCCTGTGTTTGTTGTCCAGTGGCTGTTTGATGAGGCCCAGTTGACAGTGGACAACATCCAGCTGACAGGCCAGCCTGTGCAGGAAGGCCAGTGGCGCTACATCCAAAACCTGGGCATTGAGCTTAGGAACACACTCAAAGATGTCCC GGCTATGTTTGCTCCAGCGTGCCTATCACATGAAGTGATCACAAGAAA CTACTGGATTGACGTGCAGGTTAAAGGCACGTCCTTGCCCCGAGCACTGCACTGCTGGGACCGCAGCCTCCACGACAACAGGAACAACAAGGCCCCGCCCAAAGGCTGCCCTGTACATCTGATTGACAGCTGCCCGTGGCCCCACTGCAATCCCACATGCCCCACCATCCGAGACCAGTTCACAGGACAAGAGATGAACGTCATTCAGTTCCTCATGCACATGGGCTTTGATGTGCAGAAGATGGCCCAACAGCAGGGCATGGACCCCAGCAAGCTACTGGGCATGCTCAGTAGTGGCAGCTAA